One Methylobacterium sp. 77 DNA window includes the following coding sequences:
- a CDS encoding fumarylacetoacetate hydrolase family protein: protein MKLVRHGDVGDEKPGLIDAQGGLRDLSGVVRDISGATLATTSLERLRAIDPETLPLLKPETRLGPCVGGTRNFIAIGLNYSDHAAEIGADIPAEPIVFNKAPSCISGPNDRVILPKGSAKTDWEVELAIVIGARASYVHANEALSYVAGLCLCNDVSEREYQLERGGTWTKGKGCPTFGPLGPWLVTLDEIPDPAGLDLWLDVNGERMQAGSTSTMIFGVAQIVAYLSHFMMLEPGDVITTGTPPGVGMARKPPRFLKSGDVMTLGISGLGEQRQEIVAFDDWTAKVAAGEPTH from the coding sequence ATGAAACTGGTGCGTCACGGAGATGTGGGCGACGAGAAGCCCGGCTTGATCGACGCGCAGGGCGGATTGCGGGACCTGTCGGGCGTCGTGCGCGATATTTCTGGGGCGACCCTCGCCACGACCTCGCTCGAGCGCCTGCGCGCCATCGATCCCGAGACGTTGCCGCTGCTGAAGCCGGAGACGCGCCTCGGCCCCTGTGTCGGCGGCACGCGCAACTTCATCGCGATCGGGCTGAACTATTCCGACCACGCGGCGGAGATCGGGGCCGACATCCCGGCCGAGCCGATCGTGTTCAACAAGGCGCCGTCCTGCATCTCCGGCCCCAACGACCGGGTGATCCTGCCGAAGGGGTCGGCCAAGACGGATTGGGAGGTGGAACTCGCCATCGTCATCGGCGCGCGCGCATCCTATGTCCACGCCAACGAGGCCCTGTCCTACGTGGCCGGCCTGTGCCTCTGCAACGACGTCTCCGAGCGCGAATACCAGCTCGAGCGCGGCGGCACCTGGACCAAGGGCAAGGGCTGCCCGACCTTCGGTCCGCTCGGCCCCTGGCTGGTGACGCTGGACGAGATCCCCGACCCGGCCGGCCTCGACCTCTGGCTCGACGTGAATGGTGAGCGGATGCAGGCCGGCTCGACCTCGACGATGATCTTCGGCGTCGCCCAGATCGTCGCCTATCTCTCGCATTTCATGATGCTGGAGCCGGGCGACGTGATCACCACCGGCACCCCTCCCGGAGTGGGTATGGCCCGCAAGCCCCCGCGCTTCCTCAAGAGCGGCGACGTGATGACCCTCGGCATCTCCGGCCTCGGCGAGCAGCGCCAGGAGATCGTCGCCTTCGACGACTGGACGGCGAAGGTCGCTGCCGGCGAACCGACTCATTGA
- a CDS encoding class I SAM-dependent methyltransferase — protein MLSEPQAGPSTALMRKAYARWAPVYDVVYDKLTEPAARDAVMAATACGPRILEAGVGTGLSLGYYPAGSFVCGVDLSEDMLKRARTKVLRRRLSHVRGLQVMDVCRLGYADASFDAVVAQFLITLVPDPEAALSEFLRVVRPGGEIVLANHFGQTKGAVAKVEEIVAPLCTKIGWSSAFKSTRIEAWAQRNGVEFIGVSPTFPGGFFKILRMRKAG, from the coding sequence ATGCTGAGCGAGCCGCAGGCCGGTCCGAGCACGGCCCTGATGCGCAAGGCCTATGCCCGCTGGGCACCGGTCTATGACGTCGTCTACGACAAGCTCACCGAGCCCGCCGCCCGCGACGCGGTGATGGCCGCGACCGCCTGCGGGCCGCGCATCCTCGAGGCGGGCGTCGGCACCGGCCTGTCCCTCGGCTATTATCCAGCCGGCAGCTTCGTCTGCGGCGTCGATCTCTCCGAGGACATGCTGAAACGCGCCCGCACCAAGGTGCTGCGCCGCCGGCTCAGCCATGTCCGCGGCCTTCAGGTGATGGATGTATGTCGCCTCGGCTATGCCGATGCCAGCTTCGACGCGGTGGTCGCCCAGTTCCTCATCACCCTGGTCCCGGACCCCGAGGCCGCGCTGTCGGAATTCCTCCGTGTGGTGCGTCCGGGCGGCGAGATCGTGCTCGCCAACCATTTCGGCCAGACCAAGGGCGCCGTCGCCAAGGTCGAGGAGATCGTGGCGCCGCTCTGCACCAAGATCGGCTGGTCCTCGGCCTTCAAGTCGACGCGGATCGAGGCCTGGGCACAGCGCAACGGCGTCGAGTTCATCGGCGTCTCGCCGACCTTCCCGGGCGGCTTCTTCAAGATCCTCCGGATGCGGAAGGCCGGCTAA
- the mnmA gene encoding tRNA 2-thiouridine(34) synthase MnmA → MNSLDLPKAPHETRVVVAMSGGVDSSVVAGLLKQQGYDVVGITLQLYDHGAAVHRKGACCAGQDIHDARRVAETLGIPHYVLDYEDRFRESVIDRFAESYLAGETPIPCVECNRSIKFRDLLATARDLDADVLATGHYVASRPLESGGRGLYRALDPARDQSYFLYATTREQLDFLRFPLGELPKDETRRLARELGLAIAEKADSQDICFVPQGRYADVIAKLRPDAARAGDIVDLDGRVLGQHEGIIHYTVGQRKGLRLAVGEPLYVIRLEPSSARVVVGPRSALATSRIRLDDLNWLGEAPFGEVEDMPVAVRVRSTREPRPAFLTFAPGGASAEIVLATPEDGVSPGQACVIYVDENPRSRVLGGGTIRRIDALAAGAAQDASIRAA, encoded by the coding sequence ATGAACTCCCTCGACCTACCCAAGGCCCCGCACGAGACGCGTGTCGTCGTCGCCATGTCCGGCGGCGTGGATTCGTCCGTCGTGGCCGGCCTGCTGAAGCAGCAGGGCTACGATGTCGTCGGGATCACGCTCCAGCTCTACGATCACGGCGCTGCGGTCCATCGCAAGGGCGCATGCTGCGCCGGGCAGGACATCCACGACGCGCGCCGCGTGGCCGAGACCCTGGGCATCCCGCACTACGTGCTCGATTACGAGGACCGGTTCCGGGAATCGGTGATCGACCGTTTCGCGGAGAGCTATCTCGCCGGCGAGACGCCGATCCCGTGCGTCGAGTGCAACCGCTCGATCAAGTTTCGCGATCTTCTCGCTACGGCACGCGACCTCGATGCCGACGTGCTGGCCACCGGCCATTACGTGGCGAGCCGGCCCCTGGAATCGGGCGGTCGCGGCCTCTACCGCGCCCTCGATCCGGCCCGCGACCAGAGCTACTTCCTCTACGCGACGACGCGCGAGCAGCTCGATTTCCTGCGCTTTCCCCTCGGCGAACTGCCCAAGGACGAGACGCGGCGCCTCGCCCGCGAACTCGGCCTCGCCATCGCCGAGAAGGCCGACAGCCAGGACATCTGCTTCGTGCCGCAGGGGCGCTACGCCGACGTGATCGCCAAGCTGCGGCCGGATGCGGCGCGCGCGGGCGACATCGTCGATCTCGACGGCCGCGTGCTCGGCCAGCACGAGGGCATCATCCATTACACGGTCGGCCAGCGGAAGGGCCTTCGCCTCGCCGTCGGCGAACCACTCTACGTGATCCGGCTGGAACCGTCATCGGCCCGCGTGGTGGTCGGCCCGCGCTCGGCCCTCGCCACCAGCCGCATCCGCCTCGACGACCTGAACTGGCTCGGTGAAGCGCCGTTCGGCGAGGTCGAGGACATGCCGGTGGCCGTCCGCGTCCGCTCGACCCGCGAGCCGCGTCCGGCCTTCCTGACCTTCGCCCCGGGCGGAGCGAGCGCCGAGATCGTTCTCGCCACGCCGGAGGACGGCGTCTCGCCGGGCCAGGCCTGCGTCATCTACGTCGATGAGAACCCGCGCTCGCGCGTGCTCGGCGGCGGCACCATCCGGCGCATCGACGCGTTGGCAGCCGGAGCGGCGCAAGACGCATCGATCCGAGCGGCCTGA
- a CDS encoding HAMP domain-containing sensor histidine kinase: MEAPIAVQAETRRGIVRHLGLSGRLFLVTIAFVALVEILIYVPTVANYRRIWLSDRIAAAQIAALVLDASPDQRVSEDLARHLLKGVGARAIAVRGDGTRRLLAVEAMPSEVSGLVDLRSHDWVASIGGAWNTVFTENTAPIRVVGHGRDGFDLVEILIDEAPLREALIDFAGRLLLSSLAIAAAVAGLVFLMLQRIIVRPVRRLARNITEFADDPQGSDRIITPSRRTDEIGHAEVALARMESALANELRQKRRLAELGLSVSKINHELRNLLTTAQLLGDRLETVPDPAVQRIAPRLLATLGRAIRFCEETLAYGRATEAVPQRRKVRLAPLLDEQSDLSRLDDASRVTIRVVCGRDLEVEVDPDQFSRALANIVRNAVQALSADSTRTPDPVIEIRATRQGRFGAGQVTVVISDNGPGLPERARANLFSPFEGSMRAGGTGLGLPIAAELIQFQGGSLTLDQTEDGEGARFRIVIPDRAPSSL; encoded by the coding sequence ATGGAGGCGCCTATTGCCGTCCAGGCGGAGACGCGGAGGGGAATCGTCCGCCATCTCGGCCTGTCGGGCCGCCTGTTCCTCGTCACCATCGCCTTCGTCGCGCTGGTCGAAATCCTGATCTACGTGCCGACCGTGGCGAATTACCGGCGGATATGGCTGTCGGACCGCATCGCCGCCGCCCAGATCGCCGCCCTGGTCCTCGACGCTTCGCCCGACCAGCGCGTCTCGGAGGATCTCGCGCGGCATCTCCTGAAAGGCGTCGGCGCCAGGGCCATCGCGGTGCGCGGCGACGGGACACGCCGTCTCCTCGCGGTGGAGGCGATGCCCTCGGAAGTCTCGGGCCTCGTCGACCTGCGCTCGCACGATTGGGTCGCCTCCATCGGGGGGGCGTGGAACACCGTCTTCACCGAAAATACCGCGCCGATCCGGGTGGTCGGCCACGGGCGCGACGGGTTCGACCTCGTCGAGATCCTCATCGACGAAGCGCCCTTGCGCGAGGCGCTGATCGACTTCGCCGGCCGTCTGCTGCTGTCGTCGCTGGCGATCGCCGCGGCCGTCGCCGGCCTCGTCTTCCTGATGCTGCAGCGGATCATCGTGCGTCCGGTCCGGCGTCTCGCCCGCAACATCACGGAATTCGCGGACGATCCGCAGGGCAGCGACCGCATCATCACGCCCTCGCGCAGAACCGACGAGATCGGCCATGCGGAGGTGGCCCTTGCCCGCATGGAGAGCGCGCTCGCCAACGAGCTCCGCCAGAAGCGCCGTCTCGCCGAACTCGGCCTGTCGGTGAGCAAGATCAACCACGAACTGCGCAACCTGCTCACCACCGCGCAGCTCCTCGGCGACCGGCTCGAAACGGTGCCCGACCCGGCGGTCCAGCGCATCGCCCCCCGACTGCTCGCGACCCTCGGCCGGGCGATCCGCTTCTGCGAGGAGACGCTGGCCTATGGGAGGGCGACGGAGGCCGTGCCGCAGCGGCGGAAGGTGAGGCTCGCGCCGCTGCTCGACGAGCAATCCGACCTGTCCAGGCTCGACGATGCGTCACGGGTGACGATTCGCGTGGTCTGCGGGCGGGATCTCGAGGTGGAGGTCGATCCCGATCAGTTCTCGCGGGCACTCGCCAACATCGTGCGCAACGCCGTCCAGGCCCTGAGCGCGGACAGCACCCGGACGCCCGACCCGGTCATCGAGATCCGGGCCACGCGTCAGGGCCGGTTCGGGGCGGGACAGGTGACGGTCGTGATCTCGGATAACGGACCGGGACTTCCCGAACGGGCGAGGGCGAACCTGTTCTCGCCCTTCGAGGGGTCGATGCGGGCGGGCGGAACCGGACTCGGGCTGCCGATCGCCGCCGAGCTGATCCAGTTCCAGGGCGGCAGCCTCACCCTCGATCAGACGGAGGACGGGGAGGGCGCCCGCTTCCGGATCGTGATCCCGGACCGCGCGCCGTCCTCGCTCTGA
- a CDS encoding porin, with protein sequence MTTTIRGTALAGISAAVLTLTAGGAFAGAFGIREQSTLAQGEAFAGAASGSGGVSSMFWNPATITMNPGWVSEQNLTFINLSSKITPTDGTNPAFAGLGGSGEIGQGAVIPSGATSYQVNDRLWIGIQTGAPFGLVTKPRDNWAGEVYGRSSRIFSLSINPTVGFKVNEWLSIAAGPNIEYFRLTLRQALPISANLLALPNASLKGESWGVGFTAGVLVTPWAGTALGVGYRSSVHHDIEGAFALPAPVSFLSQQVTANLNTPEKLSVGLTQAVSPVARMSLGFEWDNWSRLGTIGVVGRTTGGIATTLPLNYKDGYTYSVGGEYDWSPALTVRAGVAYEQSPIDFSNRSVRLPDSDRFNVSVGGSYRWNEKLTLNIAYSHLFLVGDSKLLAGPGRDYNVGNIALAAETSGSADIVSVGFRYVFGAPAAPIAPAPLVRKF encoded by the coding sequence ATGACGACGACGATTCGCGGCACGGCCCTGGCGGGTATCTCTGCCGCTGTCCTGACTTTGACGGCGGGTGGAGCCTTTGCCGGCGCGTTCGGCATTCGCGAGCAGAGCACGCTGGCCCAAGGTGAAGCCTTCGCCGGTGCCGCCTCTGGTTCCGGCGGCGTCTCGTCGATGTTCTGGAACCCGGCCACGATCACGATGAATCCGGGCTGGGTGAGCGAGCAGAACCTCACCTTCATCAACCTCTCGTCGAAGATCACCCCGACGGATGGCACCAACCCGGCCTTCGCGGGTCTCGGCGGCAGCGGCGAGATCGGCCAGGGCGCCGTGATTCCGTCCGGCGCCACCTCCTATCAGGTCAACGACCGGCTCTGGATCGGCATCCAGACCGGCGCGCCCTTCGGCCTCGTGACGAAGCCGCGCGATAACTGGGCCGGCGAGGTCTACGGCCGGTCGAGCCGCATCTTCTCCCTCTCGATCAACCCGACCGTCGGTTTCAAGGTCAACGAGTGGCTCTCGATCGCCGCCGGCCCGAACATCGAGTATTTCCGACTGACCCTGCGCCAGGCCCTGCCGATCTCGGCGAACCTCCTGGCCCTTCCCAACGCATCGCTGAAGGGCGAATCCTGGGGCGTCGGCTTCACCGCCGGCGTGCTCGTCACCCCCTGGGCCGGCACGGCTCTCGGCGTCGGTTATCGCTCCTCGGTGCATCACGACATCGAGGGCGCCTTCGCGCTGCCGGCACCGGTCTCCTTCCTCAGTCAGCAGGTCACGGCCAACCTCAACACGCCGGAGAAACTCAGCGTCGGCCTGACCCAGGCCGTCAGCCCGGTCGCCCGCATGAGCCTCGGTTTCGAGTGGGACAATTGGTCGAGGCTCGGAACCATCGGCGTCGTCGGCCGCACCACCGGCGGCATCGCGACCACGCTGCCCCTGAACTACAAGGACGGCTACACCTATTCCGTCGGCGGCGAATACGATTGGTCGCCCGCCCTGACCGTCCGGGCCGGCGTCGCCTACGAGCAGTCGCCGATCGATTTCTCGAACCGGTCGGTGCGGCTGCCCGATAGCGACCGCTTCAACGTCTCGGTCGGCGGCAGCTACCGCTGGAACGAGAAGCTGACCCTGAACATCGCCTATTCCCACCTGTTCCTCGTCGGCGATTCGAAGCTCCTCGCCGGTCCGGGTCGCGACTACAATGTCGGCAACATCGCCCTCGCCGCCGAGACGAGCGGCAGCGCGGACATCGTCTCCGTCGGCTTCCGCTACGTCTTCGGCGCCCCGGCGGCGCCGATCGCTCCCGCGCCGCTGGTTCGGAAGTTCTGA
- a CDS encoding DUF808 domain-containing protein: MSIGLIALLDDIAGLAKVAAASLDDVAGQAAKAGAKAAGVVIDDAAVTPRYVVGFAAERELPIVAKIAIGSLRNKMFFLLPAALLLQAFAPWAITPLLMLGGAYLCYEGTEKVYEALFPHQAHAHEAKLDADAGDGQALEARKVSSAIKTDFILSAEIMAISLASLPEGSIWTKAIVLAVVAIGITVFVYGGVALIVKADDAGVAMAKNASASVFGSAIRGFGRALVKGMPVFLQLLAIVGTAAMIWVGGGILVHGLEGYGLPQVAHAIHEAAAATAKLVPPIGSILEWVVTAAGSGLVGLVVGAALIPIASYLIAPVWSGLSGLRSKTA, encoded by the coding sequence TTGAGCATCGGACTGATCGCCCTCCTCGATGACATCGCGGGGCTCGCCAAGGTCGCGGCCGCGTCCCTCGACGACGTCGCCGGGCAAGCCGCCAAGGCCGGCGCGAAGGCGGCGGGCGTCGTCATCGACGATGCCGCCGTAACGCCGCGCTATGTCGTGGGCTTCGCGGCCGAGCGCGAATTGCCGATCGTGGCCAAGATCGCCATCGGTTCGCTGCGCAACAAGATGTTCTTCCTGCTGCCGGCGGCGCTCCTGCTCCAGGCCTTCGCCCCCTGGGCGATCACCCCCCTGCTGATGCTCGGCGGTGCCTATCTCTGCTACGAGGGGACCGAGAAGGTCTACGAGGCGCTGTTCCCGCATCAGGCTCATGCGCACGAGGCCAAGCTCGACGCCGATGCCGGTGACGGGCAGGCGCTGGAGGCGCGCAAGGTCTCCAGCGCGATCAAGACGGATTTCATCCTGTCGGCCGAGATCATGGCGATCTCCCTGGCTTCCCTGCCCGAGGGCAGCATCTGGACGAAGGCCATCGTCCTCGCGGTCGTCGCCATCGGCATCACCGTCTTCGTCTATGGCGGCGTCGCGCTCATCGTGAAGGCGGACGATGCCGGGGTCGCGATGGCGAAGAACGCCTCCGCCTCCGTGTTCGGCAGCGCGATCCGCGGCTTCGGCCGTGCCCTGGTCAAGGGGATGCCGGTCTTCCTGCAGCTTCTCGCCATCGTCGGGACGGCGGCGATGATCTGGGTCGGCGGCGGCATTCTCGTCCATGGACTCGAAGGCTACGGCCTGCCCCAGGTGGCGCACGCGATCCATGAGGCCGCCGCGGCCACCGCGAAGCTCGTCCCGCCGATCGGATCCATCCTCGAATGGGTGGTGACGGCGGCAGGGTCGGGCCTCGTCGGCCTCGTGGTCGGCGCAGCACTCATACCCATCGCCAGCTATCTCATCGCGCCGGTCTGGTCGGGCCTGTCGGGGCTGCGCAGCAAGACGGCGTGA
- a CDS encoding DUF1153 domain-containing protein, whose amino-acid sequence MTEPSRPRVKYVIGPDGSPLTIADLPPTTTRRWVIRRKAEVVAAVRGGLLSLEEACQRYTLTTEEFLSWQFSIDQHGLAGLRTTRIQHYRH is encoded by the coding sequence ATGACCGAACCAAGCCGCCCGAGAGTCAAGTACGTCATCGGGCCAGATGGCAGTCCGTTGACGATCGCCGATCTTCCGCCGACCACGACCAGAAGATGGGTCATCCGCCGAAAGGCGGAGGTCGTCGCAGCCGTCCGCGGCGGTCTTCTCAGTCTCGAGGAGGCCTGCCAGCGTTATACCCTCACCACTGAGGAATTCCTGAGCTGGCAGTTCTCCATCGACCAGCACGGCCTTGCCGGATTACGTACCACCCGCATCCAGCATTACCGCCACTGA
- the bioB gene encoding biotin synthase BioB codes for MTETVAALAPFPATEIAAIRHDWTVAEIQAIHDLPLLDLVFRAAQVHRAHNDPADIQRASLLSIKTGACPEDCAYCPQSAHHKGTDLPRERLMPVDTVLKEAAAAKAAGAHRFCMGAAWRQPKDGPEFDAVLSMVRGVRGLGMEACVTLGMLTPSQAGRLAEAGLTSYNHNLDTGPDFYGDIISTRTYEDRLNTLQNVRDAGIGVCCGGIVGMGEGVKDRAAMLQVLATHAPHPESVPINALVAVEGTPLEDRPPVDPLDLVRMCATARIVMPKARVRLSAGRKDLTREAQILCFMAGANSIFYGERLLTTANNETDADAELLRDIGITVPGLTLAAAE; via the coding sequence ATGACCGAGACCGTGGCCGCCCTCGCCCCCTTCCCCGCGACCGAGATCGCTGCGATCCGCCACGATTGGACCGTGGCCGAGATCCAGGCGATCCACGACCTGCCGCTGCTCGACCTCGTGTTCCGGGCGGCGCAGGTCCATCGCGCCCATAACGATCCGGCCGACATCCAGCGCGCCAGCCTCCTGTCGATCAAGACCGGCGCCTGCCCCGAGGATTGCGCCTATTGCCCGCAATCGGCGCATCACAAGGGCACCGACCTGCCGCGCGAGCGCCTGATGCCGGTGGACACGGTGCTGAAGGAAGCCGCTGCCGCGAAGGCCGCCGGCGCTCACCGCTTCTGCATGGGCGCCGCCTGGCGCCAGCCCAAGGACGGACCGGAATTCGATGCCGTCCTGTCGATGGTGCGCGGTGTCCGTGGCCTCGGGATGGAGGCCTGCGTCACGCTCGGCATGCTCACCCCCTCGCAGGCGGGTCGTCTCGCCGAGGCCGGGCTGACCTCCTACAACCACAACCTCGATACCGGCCCCGACTTCTACGGCGACATCATCTCGACGCGGACCTACGAAGACCGCCTGAACACCCTGCAGAACGTGCGCGATGCCGGGATCGGCGTCTGCTGCGGCGGCATCGTCGGCATGGGCGAGGGCGTGAAGGATCGCGCGGCGATGCTCCAGGTGCTCGCCACCCACGCTCCCCATCCCGAGAGCGTTCCGATCAACGCGCTGGTGGCCGTGGAGGGCACGCCCCTCGAAGATCGGCCGCCGGTGGACCCGCTCGATCTCGTGCGCATGTGCGCGACGGCGCGGATCGTGATGCCGAAGGCCCGCGTGCGCCTCAGCGCCGGCCGCAAGGACCTGACTCGCGAAGCGCAGATCCTGTGCTTTATGGCCGGCGCCAACTCGATCTTCTACGGCGAGCGCCTGCTCACCACGGCCAATAACGAGACCGATGCTGACGCCGAACTGCTCCGCGACATCGGCATCACCGTGCCGGGGCTGACCCTCGCCGCCGCGGAATAG
- a CDS encoding flagellar hook-length control protein FliK — protein MALTSTKMEYPVRSATMTAARPATTSRLDATSREAFAVLERDPAPAARRPLDVPREQAQRAMPRREAEPKPAEREARPEREAAAPRPADSASKAKRATESNAPSSGEATRPAPAPAKADAGPSPAVPQAVKVQAPAPNAAMGAPVTVQAQAAQEAGAVVGTPGETEDTEVSADETDGETSDKSALAEAPAVLPGLLIAPPPANAATIQARTGTFSPGAGEAAPAHVFGPSGSAAQQAAQQNVVPVVETDAKVASDGDASVGKAFEALAPVATASFGDFVAAAPTASASAPAANAVAPTPDSGAAPTQAQSAPVPLGAVPMTIGLRSLAGSNRFEIRLDPKDLGRIDVNLDIDKDNGTVTAHLVVDRPETLALLQRDAGNLQQALSQAGFDTGDTSINLSLRSDTGSDGRRGTEQEGGSGRGGPSGGPGSDLKDPRPSIDAMPLRMLRGLACIDIRI, from the coding sequence ATGGCCCTGACGTCGACCAAGATGGAGTATCCGGTGCGCTCCGCGACCATGACGGCCGCGCGTCCCGCCACGACCTCCCGACTCGACGCGACGAGCCGCGAAGCCTTCGCCGTTCTGGAGCGCGACCCGGCCCCGGCAGCGCGCCGACCACTGGATGTGCCGCGCGAGCAGGCTCAAAGGGCCATGCCGCGTCGGGAGGCGGAACCGAAACCGGCCGAGCGGGAGGCTCGTCCCGAGCGCGAGGCTGCTGCGCCCAGGCCGGCCGATTCCGCGTCGAAGGCCAAGCGGGCCACCGAATCGAACGCCCCATCATCGGGAGAGGCGACACGGCCTGCTCCCGCCCCGGCGAAGGCTGACGCAGGGCCCTCCCCCGCTGTCCCTCAGGCGGTAAAGGTCCAGGCGCCCGCCCCGAATGCCGCGATGGGAGCGCCCGTCACGGTCCAGGCGCAGGCTGCTCAGGAAGCCGGTGCGGTCGTGGGAACACCGGGCGAGACCGAGGACACGGAGGTTTCCGCGGACGAGACCGACGGCGAGACCTCGGACAAGTCGGCCCTGGCGGAGGCGCCTGCGGTGCTGCCGGGTCTACTCATCGCGCCGCCTCCGGCGAATGCAGCCACGATCCAGGCCCGGACCGGCACATTCTCGCCGGGTGCGGGCGAAGCCGCCCCGGCCCACGTCTTCGGGCCGTCGGGTAGCGCCGCCCAGCAGGCCGCCCAGCAGAATGTGGTGCCCGTCGTCGAAACCGATGCGAAGGTGGCATCCGATGGCGATGCGTCGGTCGGCAAGGCCTTCGAGGCGCTCGCGCCGGTCGCGACCGCCTCCTTCGGTGATTTCGTCGCCGCTGCGCCGACCGCTTCCGCATCCGCGCCGGCCGCGAACGCCGTCGCACCGACCCCCGATTCCGGCGCCGCACCGACTCAGGCTCAATCCGCGCCGGTGCCGCTCGGCGCGGTGCCGATGACGATCGGGTTGCGGTCGCTCGCCGGGTCGAACCGGTTCGAGATCCGCCTCGATCCCAAGGATCTCGGGCGGATCGACGTCAATCTCGATATCGACAAGGACAACGGCACCGTCACCGCCCATCTGGTGGTCGACCGGCCCGAGACCCTGGCGCTTCTCCAGCGCGATGCCGGCAATCTCCAGCAGGCCCTGTCGCAGGCCGGCTTCGATACCGGCGACACCAGCATCAACCTGTCCCTGCGCAGCGATACCGGCTCCGACGGACGCCGCGGCACCGAGCAGGAGGGCGGAAGCGGCCGCGGAGGCCCCTCCGGCGGACCCGGTTCCGACCTGAAAGACCCACGCCCGTCCATCGATGCCATGCCGCTGCGAATGCTGCGCGGCCTCGCCTGCATCGACATCCGTATCTGA
- a CDS encoding VTT domain-containing protein, whose product MTRPSRGSVRRVLRWLPVLALIAISLGVLVSGASHLLSLDRLLSYRAWLVEAVAQDRHRAIAIAGLIYVGCVIVSVPASLVLTILCGFLFGVTTGAGIALVSATTGAAIVFVIGRGPVSDLLLARAGPRLARLAAGFRDDAFGYILVLRLLPIFPFWMTNLAPAAFGVSLRIFVTATFLGLMPGAFVYATAGSAIEDVVAANEAAKAACLASGATACDEALSLRSLVTVKTVAGLGSLAAFALLSIGLRRRFARRRAGAA is encoded by the coding sequence ATGACGCGCCCATCGCGCGGTTCCGTCCGCCGCGTCCTGCGGTGGCTGCCCGTTCTCGCGCTGATCGCGATCTCGCTGGGCGTCCTCGTCTCGGGCGCCTCGCATCTCCTCAGCCTCGACCGCCTGCTGTCCTATCGCGCCTGGCTGGTCGAGGCGGTGGCCCAGGACCGGCACCGCGCCATCGCGATCGCGGGACTGATCTATGTCGGCTGCGTGATCGTGTCGGTGCCGGCCTCGCTGGTGCTGACGATCCTGTGCGGTTTCCTGTTCGGCGTGACCACCGGCGCGGGCATCGCCCTCGTCTCGGCGACGACGGGGGCGGCCATCGTCTTCGTCATCGGCCGGGGGCCGGTCTCGGACCTCCTCCTGGCCCGCGCCGGGCCGCGTCTCGCCCGCCTCGCCGCGGGATTTCGCGACGACGCCTTCGGCTACATCCTCGTCCTGAGGCTGCTGCCGATCTTCCCCTTCTGGATGACGAACCTCGCCCCGGCGGCGTTCGGCGTGTCCTTGCGGATCTTCGTCACCGCCACCTTTCTCGGCCTGATGCCCGGCGCCTTCGTCTATGCCACGGCCGGATCGGCGATCGAGGATGTCGTCGCGGCCAACGAGGCGGCCAAGGCCGCCTGCCTCGCGAGCGGCGCCACGGCCTGCGACGAAGCCCTATCCCTGCGGTCGCTCGTCACCGTCAAGACGGTCGCCGGCCTCGGCAGCCTCGCCGCCTTCGCCCTTCTCTCGATCGGCCTCAGGCGCCGGTTCGCCCGCAGACGAGCCGGTGCGGCATGA
- a CDS encoding flagellar hook capping FlgD N-terminal domain-containing protein yields MTSGITGTTSTSSTSSTKTATGTSQEIAGNFQQFLTLLTTQLKNQNPLDPLDTNQFTQQLVQYAGVEQQLKSNDRLDSILSNSKAASAASATSFVGQTVTADGQVADLKDGSATWTLTPSRAAKQAAITITDAKGNVVATQTKTLSEGAQSFTWDGRSTSGFTSANGSYSIKVDAIDATGAKVNVDTKVAGKVDGVDLSGTSPVLLIGKLRVPISSVQNIGTGLST; encoded by the coding sequence ATGACATCCGGCATCACGGGAACCACGAGCACGTCCTCGACGTCCAGCACGAAGACGGCCACCGGCACCTCGCAGGAGATCGCCGGCAATTTCCAGCAGTTCCTCACCCTGCTGACGACGCAGCTGAAGAACCAGAACCCGCTCGATCCGCTGGACACCAACCAGTTCACGCAGCAGCTCGTGCAATATGCCGGCGTCGAACAGCAGCTGAAATCGAACGACCGGCTGGACTCGATCCTCAGCAATTCGAAAGCGGCAAGTGCGGCCTCCGCCACGAGCTTCGTCGGTCAGACGGTTACGGCGGATGGGCAGGTCGCCGACCTCAAGGACGGTTCCGCAACCTGGACGCTGACACCGTCGCGGGCCGCCAAGCAGGCGGCGATCACGATCACCGATGCCAAGGGCAACGTGGTCGCGACGCAGACCAAGACCCTCAGCGAAGGTGCACAGAGCTTCACCTGGGATGGGCGGTCCACCTCCGGCTTTACCTCCGCCAATGGCAGCTACTCGATCAAGGTCGATGCCATCGACGCCACCGGGGCCAAGGTCAACGTCGACACCAAAGTCGCCGGAAAGGTCGACGGCGTCGACCTCAGCGGCACGTCGCCGGTCCTGCTGATCGGCAAATTACGGGTGCCGATCTCGAGCGTGCAGAACATCGGAACGGGGTTGTCCACATGA